The following coding sequences lie in one Spinacia oleracea cultivar Varoflay chromosome 1, BTI_SOV_V1, whole genome shotgun sequence genomic window:
- the LOC110802349 gene encoding wax ester synthase/diacylglycerol acyltransferase 11 isoform X1: MGDHQVEITYDNEAQKSPVGQVFSRLHSPNSEAVIHCTMGLRDPIDVESLKKAISKSIMMKHPRFCSIWVRDNRGSREHWKRTHVNIDDHIIVHQHEDEITTIEDEDEDNKEAAINSFLAEISVSTPLKENRPLWEIHVLIELNCVVLRVHHSVGDAVSLMSMLSACFGKKETGISGVVVDNNNNNNNNNNNNNNNNNNMKLRFKSVWFASVLSLRVLGRVLWVKDKVSLLSGGDGVELLPRKIVTANFLIEDFNSIKLAVPKATVNDVLLGIISSGLSKYLNIKSSNDLQQAVQFTAMIPVNLRKDFFLHDISDLMMSGSKSEFSGWGNKSTVVFLTIHRRNGVHPLEHVKAIKAVMDKKKKFSEAQIIGRLANRIVSYFGLKVGCWVCRRIEDHTTLLISNIRGPSEELVIGDNPVTYIKVNVSSLSQAITMHMVSYGGQINLQVVVAKDIIPDPELLVKCFQDSFLEMKNFISTI; encoded by the exons ATGGGTGATCATCAGGTTGAGATTACGTATGATAATGAGGCCCAAAAATCACCCGTGGGGCAAGTATTCTCCAGACTCCACAGCCCGAATTCGGAGGCGGTAATCCACTGCACCATGGGTTTAAGGGATCCGATTGATGTGGAAAGCCTTAAGAAAGCTATCTCAAAGTCTATAATGATGAAACACCCAAGATTCTGCAGTATCTGGGTAAGAGATAATCGTGGTAGTAGAGAACACTGGAAAAGAACTCATGTCAACATTGATGATCACATCATTGTTCATCAACATGAAGATGAAATAACCACGATCGAAGACGAAGACGAAGACAATAAAGAAGcagcaatcaattcattcttaGCTGAAATATCGGTGTCAACACCATTGAAAGAAAACAGGCCATTATGGGAAATACATGtattgattgaattgaattgtgtgGTTTTAAGGGTTCATCATTCTGTAGGTGATGCCGTTTCCTTGATGTCTATGCTTTCTGCTTGTTTTGGTAAAAAAGAAACCGGTATCAGCGGAGTTGTcgttgataataataataataataataataataataataataataataataataataataatatgaagCTAAGGTTCAAGAGTGTATGGTTTGCGTCTGTGTTATCACTAAGGGTCTTAGGAAGGGTATTATGGGTAAAAGACAAGGTTAGTCTGCTAAGTGGTGGCGACGGGGTTGAGCTTTTGCCAAGGAAAATCGTCACTGCTAACTTTTTGATAGAGGACTTCAACTCTATCAAGCTGGCCGTCCCTAAAGCA ACGGTTAATGATGTGCTCTTAGGGATCATATCGTCTGGGTTGTCTAAGTACCTTAATATCAAATCGTCAAATG ATTTGCAGCAAGCCGTTCAATTTACTGCAATGATTCCAGTCAATCTACGAAAAGACTTCTTTCTACAT GACATTTCGGATTTGATGATGAGCGGATCTAAATCCGAATTTTCTGGATGGGGAAACAAATCGACCGTTGTATTCCTTACAATTCATCGTCGTAATGGGGTTCATCCTTTGGAACATGTCAAGGCAATTAAGGCAGTTATGGACAAAAAGAAGAAATTTTCTGAGGCTCAAATCATCGGTAGACTAGCCAACCGTATAGTTTCCTATTTTGGTCTCAAG GTGGGTTGTTGGGTCTGTCGCAGAATAGAAGATCATACAACCTTGCTCATTTCAAACATTAGGGGTCCTTCAGAAGAATTAGTAATTGGTGACAACCCTGTAACGTACATAAAAGTGAATGTTTCAAGCTTAAGCCAG GCCATTACGATGCACATGGTGAGTTATGGCGGACAAATAAACTTACAGGTGGTTGTAGCTAAAGATATCATCCCTGATCCAGAATTATTAGTCAAGTGTTTTCAGGACTCTTTTCTAGAAATGAAGAATTTCATTAGTACAATATAA
- the LOC110802330 gene encoding probable mitochondrial import inner membrane translocase subunit TIM21 isoform X2 → MASRLTRYHSSLQRPTDSLSISSFKRLFSSSPSSPIRHSPPLRRTTQPRRYFGFGSAMSDDTAIKMKGQAYSLASLNSRFTNQLSENRRMFQATQSFYRSFASASEQPRQKQTEGKKDISTVEDPFDSPTYHIPPKPVTFTEGASYSIVILAGLGIAAAAAYGVFKELIFEPKEYKIFSKALDKIKNDGQVRVRIGSPIKGYGQESRNRAARQRIPHRVWNDEDGVEHIEVNFHIRGPNGDGKVYCEMFKDPTDNQWKYMYLIVDILHPSQTKLILESFLPA, encoded by the exons ATGGCGTCAAGGCTAACAAGGTATCATTCTTCACTCCAACGACCCACCGATTCTCTCTCTATCTCCTCCTTCAAGCGCCTCTTCTCTTCGTCTCCGTCATCCCCAATTCGCCACTCTCCGCCACTCCGGCGCACAACTCAGCCACGGAG GTACTTTGGGTTTGGTTCTGCAATGAGTGATGATACTGCAATTAAAATGAAAG GTCAGGCATACTCATTGGCTTCATTGAACTCTAGATTCACCAACCAGTTAAGTGAAAACCGCAGAATGTTTCAAGCAACTCAATCCTTCTACAGATCATTTGCATCTGCATCAGAGCAACCTCGGCAGAAACAAACAGAG GGGAAGAAAGATATATCCACAGTGGAAGATCCTTTTGATTCCCCTACATATCACATCCCGCCAAAACCTGTCACATTTACAGAGGGTGCATCCTACAGTATCGTGATTTTAGCTGGCCTTGGTATAGCAGCTGCTGCGGCATATGGTGTTTTTAAAGAGCTGATATTTGAACCCAAAGA GTACAAAATATTTAGCAAGGCATTAGATAAGATTAAAAATGACGGTCAG GTCAGAGTGAGAATTGGATCACCTATTAAAGGATATGGCCAGGAGAGCAGAAATCGTGCTGCTCGCCAAAGGATACCACATAGGGTATGGAATGACGAAGATGGGGTGGAACATATTGAG GTGAACTTTCATATTCGTGGGCCTAATGGGGATGGAAAAGTCTATTGTGAGATGTTCAAAGATCCAACCGACAATCAGTGGAAATACATGTATCTGATCGTCGACATTCTCCACCCTTCTCAAACAAAGttgatcttggaatcatttctTCCAGCTTGA
- the LOC110802349 gene encoding wax ester synthase/diacylglycerol acyltransferase 5 isoform X3 — protein sequence MGDHQVEITYDNEAQKSPVGQVFSRLHSPNSEAVIHCTMGLRDPIDVESLKKAISKSIMMKHPRFCSIWVRDNRGSREHWKRTHVNIDDHIIVHQHEDEITTIEDEDEDNKEAAINSFLAEISVSTPLKENRPLWEIHVLIELNCVVLRVHHSVGDAVSLMSMLSACFGKKETGISGVVVDNNNNNNNNNNNNNNNNNNMKLRFKSVWFASVLSLRVLGRVLWVKDKVSLLSGGDGVELLPRKIVTANFLIEDFNSIKLAVPKATVNDVLLGIISSGLSKYLNIKSSNDLQQAVQFTAMIPVNLRKDFFLHDISDLMMSGSKSEFSGWGNKSTVVFLTIHRRNGVHPLEHVKAIKAVMDKKKKFSEAQIIGRLANRIVSYFGLKAITMHMVSYGGQINLQVVVAKDIIPDPELLVKCFQDSFLEMKNFISTI from the exons ATGGGTGATCATCAGGTTGAGATTACGTATGATAATGAGGCCCAAAAATCACCCGTGGGGCAAGTATTCTCCAGACTCCACAGCCCGAATTCGGAGGCGGTAATCCACTGCACCATGGGTTTAAGGGATCCGATTGATGTGGAAAGCCTTAAGAAAGCTATCTCAAAGTCTATAATGATGAAACACCCAAGATTCTGCAGTATCTGGGTAAGAGATAATCGTGGTAGTAGAGAACACTGGAAAAGAACTCATGTCAACATTGATGATCACATCATTGTTCATCAACATGAAGATGAAATAACCACGATCGAAGACGAAGACGAAGACAATAAAGAAGcagcaatcaattcattcttaGCTGAAATATCGGTGTCAACACCATTGAAAGAAAACAGGCCATTATGGGAAATACATGtattgattgaattgaattgtgtgGTTTTAAGGGTTCATCATTCTGTAGGTGATGCCGTTTCCTTGATGTCTATGCTTTCTGCTTGTTTTGGTAAAAAAGAAACCGGTATCAGCGGAGTTGTcgttgataataataataataataataataataataataataataataataataataataatatgaagCTAAGGTTCAAGAGTGTATGGTTTGCGTCTGTGTTATCACTAAGGGTCTTAGGAAGGGTATTATGGGTAAAAGACAAGGTTAGTCTGCTAAGTGGTGGCGACGGGGTTGAGCTTTTGCCAAGGAAAATCGTCACTGCTAACTTTTTGATAGAGGACTTCAACTCTATCAAGCTGGCCGTCCCTAAAGCA ACGGTTAATGATGTGCTCTTAGGGATCATATCGTCTGGGTTGTCTAAGTACCTTAATATCAAATCGTCAAATG ATTTGCAGCAAGCCGTTCAATTTACTGCAATGATTCCAGTCAATCTACGAAAAGACTTCTTTCTACAT GACATTTCGGATTTGATGATGAGCGGATCTAAATCCGAATTTTCTGGATGGGGAAACAAATCGACCGTTGTATTCCTTACAATTCATCGTCGTAATGGGGTTCATCCTTTGGAACATGTCAAGGCAATTAAGGCAGTTATGGACAAAAAGAAGAAATTTTCTGAGGCTCAAATCATCGGTAGACTAGCCAACCGTATAGTTTCCTATTTTGGTCTCAAG GCCATTACGATGCACATGGTGAGTTATGGCGGACAAATAAACTTACAGGTGGTTGTAGCTAAAGATATCATCCCTGATCCAGAATTATTAGTCAAGTGTTTTCAGGACTCTTTTCTAGAAATGAAGAATTTCATTAGTACAATATAA
- the LOC110802330 gene encoding probable mitochondrial import inner membrane translocase subunit TIM21 isoform X1, translating to MASRLTRYHSSLQRPTDSLSISSFKRLFSSSPSSPIRHSPPLRRTTQPRRYFGFGSAMSDDTAIKMKGGYSSHVDFFQLSVSFLMPKKDGHVRVCISQAYSLASLNSRFTNQLSENRRMFQATQSFYRSFASASEQPRQKQTEGKKDISTVEDPFDSPTYHIPPKPVTFTEGASYSIVILAGLGIAAAAAYGVFKELIFEPKEYKIFSKALDKIKNDGQVRVRIGSPIKGYGQESRNRAARQRIPHRVWNDEDGVEHIEVNFHIRGPNGDGKVYCEMFKDPTDNQWKYMYLIVDILHPSQTKLILESFLPA from the exons ATGGCGTCAAGGCTAACAAGGTATCATTCTTCACTCCAACGACCCACCGATTCTCTCTCTATCTCCTCCTTCAAGCGCCTCTTCTCTTCGTCTCCGTCATCCCCAATTCGCCACTCTCCGCCACTCCGGCGCACAACTCAGCCACGGAG GTACTTTGGGTTTGGTTCTGCAATGAGTGATGATACTGCAATTAAAATGAAAG GTGGATATTCTAGTCATGTTGATTTTTTCCAACTATCTGTTTCCTTTCTCATGCCCAAGAAGGATGGACATGTTCGTGTATGCATCA GTCAGGCATACTCATTGGCTTCATTGAACTCTAGATTCACCAACCAGTTAAGTGAAAACCGCAGAATGTTTCAAGCAACTCAATCCTTCTACAGATCATTTGCATCTGCATCAGAGCAACCTCGGCAGAAACAAACAGAG GGGAAGAAAGATATATCCACAGTGGAAGATCCTTTTGATTCCCCTACATATCACATCCCGCCAAAACCTGTCACATTTACAGAGGGTGCATCCTACAGTATCGTGATTTTAGCTGGCCTTGGTATAGCAGCTGCTGCGGCATATGGTGTTTTTAAAGAGCTGATATTTGAACCCAAAGA GTACAAAATATTTAGCAAGGCATTAGATAAGATTAAAAATGACGGTCAG GTCAGAGTGAGAATTGGATCACCTATTAAAGGATATGGCCAGGAGAGCAGAAATCGTGCTGCTCGCCAAAGGATACCACATAGGGTATGGAATGACGAAGATGGGGTGGAACATATTGAG GTGAACTTTCATATTCGTGGGCCTAATGGGGATGGAAAAGTCTATTGTGAGATGTTCAAAGATCCAACCGACAATCAGTGGAAATACATGTATCTGATCGTCGACATTCTCCACCCTTCTCAAACAAAGttgatcttggaatcatttctTCCAGCTTGA
- the LOC110802341 gene encoding auxin-induced in root cultures protein 12, whose protein sequence is MSSSLYILFSLSLFSLLIHPTFSQSTCESTKFSTNKTFENCDDLPALSAVLHWTYDASTSSLSMAFTASPPTPDGWVAWALNPTDTGMAGAQALVAHKGKPPGPITVETYDLKGYHEINKGPISYNVSSISGEESSGAITIFATWVIPHGKMAVSQVWQVGPMVAGTVGKHAFDQANLAAKKKLSLTGSSSSSSNSAGSPADSPSGSSSAKTDTSAPAPGTGAGERLVSGVLALGAIVVSLFV, encoded by the coding sequence ATGTCTTCTTCTCTTTACATTCTTTTCTCACTTTCCCTCTTTTCTCTCCTCATCCACCCTACATTCTCCCAATCCACCTGCGAATCCACTAAATTCTCCACCAACAAAACCTTCGAAAATTGCGATGATCTCCCCGCCCTCAGCGCAGTCCTCCACTGGACTTACGACGCCTCAACATCCTCCCTCTCCATGGCCTTCACCGCCTCGCCCCCGACACCCGATGGCTGGGTTGCATGGGCCTTGAACCCAACAGACACCGGTATGGCCGGTGCCCAAGCACTCGTGGCCCACAAGGGAAAACCCCCGGGTCCAATTACCGTGGAAACGTATGACCTCAAGGGCTACCATGAAATCAACAAGGGCCCCATTTCTTACAACGTGAGTTCCATCTCCGGCGAGGAATCCTCCGGTGCGATCACCATATTTGCCACGTGGGTTATACCACATGGTAAGATGGCGGTAAGCCAGGTGTGGCAGGTGGGCCCTATGGTTGCTGGGACTGTAGGAAAGCATGCATTTGATCAAGCTAATTTGGCTGCCAAGAAAAAGCTTAGCTTAACAGGTAGCAGTAGCAGTAGCAGTAACAGTGCTGGATCTCCTGCTGATTCGCCGTCGGGTTCTTCGTCTGCGAAAACCGACACTTCGGCTCCGGCACCGGGGACTGGTGCAGGGGAAAGACTAGTTTCAGGAGTTTTGGCGTTGGGGGCTATTGTAGTTTCCTTGTTTGTTTAA
- the LOC110802349 gene encoding wax ester synthase/diacylglycerol acyltransferase 11 isoform X2, translating into MGDHQVEITYDNEAQKSPVGQVFSRLHSPNSEAVIHCTMGLRDPIDVESLKKAISKSIMMKHPRFCSIWVRDNRGSREHWKRTHVNIDDHIIVHQHEDEITTIEDEDEDNKEAAINSFLAEISVSTPLKENRPLWEIHVLIELNCVVLRVHHSVGDAVSLMSMLSACFGKKETGISGVVVDNNNNNNNNNNNNNNNNNNMKLRFKSVWFASVLSLRVLGRVLWVKDKVSLLSGGDGVELLPRKIVTANFLIEDFNSIKLAVPKATVNDVLLGIISSGLSKYLNIKSSNDLQQAVQFTAMIPVNLRKDFFLHDISDLMMSGSKSEFSGWGNKSTVVFLTIHRRNGVHPLEHVKAIKAVMDKKKKFSEAQIIGRLANRIVSYFGLKVGCWVCRRIEDHTTLLISNIRGPSEELVIGDNPVTYIKVNVSSLSQSRPLRCTW; encoded by the exons ATGGGTGATCATCAGGTTGAGATTACGTATGATAATGAGGCCCAAAAATCACCCGTGGGGCAAGTATTCTCCAGACTCCACAGCCCGAATTCGGAGGCGGTAATCCACTGCACCATGGGTTTAAGGGATCCGATTGATGTGGAAAGCCTTAAGAAAGCTATCTCAAAGTCTATAATGATGAAACACCCAAGATTCTGCAGTATCTGGGTAAGAGATAATCGTGGTAGTAGAGAACACTGGAAAAGAACTCATGTCAACATTGATGATCACATCATTGTTCATCAACATGAAGATGAAATAACCACGATCGAAGACGAAGACGAAGACAATAAAGAAGcagcaatcaattcattcttaGCTGAAATATCGGTGTCAACACCATTGAAAGAAAACAGGCCATTATGGGAAATACATGtattgattgaattgaattgtgtgGTTTTAAGGGTTCATCATTCTGTAGGTGATGCCGTTTCCTTGATGTCTATGCTTTCTGCTTGTTTTGGTAAAAAAGAAACCGGTATCAGCGGAGTTGTcgttgataataataataataataataataataataataataataataataataataataatatgaagCTAAGGTTCAAGAGTGTATGGTTTGCGTCTGTGTTATCACTAAGGGTCTTAGGAAGGGTATTATGGGTAAAAGACAAGGTTAGTCTGCTAAGTGGTGGCGACGGGGTTGAGCTTTTGCCAAGGAAAATCGTCACTGCTAACTTTTTGATAGAGGACTTCAACTCTATCAAGCTGGCCGTCCCTAAAGCA ACGGTTAATGATGTGCTCTTAGGGATCATATCGTCTGGGTTGTCTAAGTACCTTAATATCAAATCGTCAAATG ATTTGCAGCAAGCCGTTCAATTTACTGCAATGATTCCAGTCAATCTACGAAAAGACTTCTTTCTACAT GACATTTCGGATTTGATGATGAGCGGATCTAAATCCGAATTTTCTGGATGGGGAAACAAATCGACCGTTGTATTCCTTACAATTCATCGTCGTAATGGGGTTCATCCTTTGGAACATGTCAAGGCAATTAAGGCAGTTATGGACAAAAAGAAGAAATTTTCTGAGGCTCAAATCATCGGTAGACTAGCCAACCGTATAGTTTCCTATTTTGGTCTCAAG GTGGGTTGTTGGGTCTGTCGCAGAATAGAAGATCATACAACCTTGCTCATTTCAAACATTAGGGGTCCTTCAGAAGAATTAGTAATTGGTGACAACCCTGTAACGTACATAAAAGTGAATGTTTCAAGCTTAAGCCAG AGCAGGCCATTACGATGCACATGGTGA